The genome window CATGGCCTCCTTATCCCCTCTCATATTGCTCTCATGTTTTCTAACTTACTATATTGCTCCAACATCTCAAGCCTATTCACTGGGCTACTACACCACCACCCCCAAAACCACCATGAACGTAGTAGACTCATGTTGGCGCTCCAAGTCCAATTGGGCCATTAACCGCCGCGCTTTGGCCAACTGCGCAGTAGGTTTTGGTCAAGACGCTGTGGGAGGAAAATATGGGAGTACTTACGTGGTCACTACCTCATACGATGAccccataaaccctaaacctggCTCACTCCGTTACGGGGTGATCCAAACGCAGCCACTGTGGATCGTCTTTGCCAAGAACATGGTGATCACACTAAAAAATGAGCTCATTATGAACAGCTTTAAAACCATAGATGGTCGAGGAGCTAAAGTGGAAATTGCCTACGGACCATGCATAACGGTGCAGGGCGTTAGCCATGTCATTATACATGGAATAAGTATTCATGATTGTAAGCCAGGGAAGGGTGGAAATGTTAGGAGCACCCCTACACATGTAGGGCACCGGCGAGGATGCGATGGAGATGCCATTAGTATCTTTGCTTCTTCGCATGTTTGGGTTGACCATTGCTTCCTAGCACGTAGCAGCGATGGCCTCATTGATGTCATCCATGCTTCCACTGCCGTCACCATCACTAACAACTATTTCTCTCAGCATGATAAGGTAACCATACACAAATTATCttaaatacatattattttGATCTATAAAATAACCAAGTTGTGGCTTTTCAGGTGATGCTGCTTGGACACAATGATAATTTTAGTGCAGATAAAGGTATGAAAGTCACAATAGCCTTTAACCGTTTTGGGGCTGGCCTGATTGAAAGGATGCCACGGTGAGGGGGAGCTAGCTATTtagtattatatatacattttttttacaagCGGCAGTCTAAACTACTAAAGAatgaattcaaattattataatataaaagaagaatatatatatatatatatatcttatgttattgtttttcttgtgtgaaaaaacaaaaacaaaaaaaacaggGTGAGGTTTGGGTATGCTCATGTGGCCAACAATAGATATGACGAGTGGAAGATGTATGCGGTTGGAGGCAGCGCTAACCCGACCATTTTCAGTGAAGGGAACTACTTCATAGCGCCTGAAACTGCTTACGCAAAACAGGTTACAAAGAGAGAGTCTGGAGGACGTTGGAATAACTGGAAATGGAGATCTTCCAAGGATGTGTTCAAAAATGGtgctttttttgttcaatCTGGATATGGAAGCTGTTACCCACTTTACTCTAAAACTCAGTCGTTTAAGGTCCTAGATGGATCCATGGTTCCTGCTTTAACTTCAAGTGCAGGTCCTCTGCGCTGCTTTGTTGGTAAAGCATGTTAATTTGCTTTACGTACGGACGGTaccccatatatatatatatatatatatatatatatatagagagagagagagagagagagagagagagagagagagagagagggagagagcttTTTCCACCTTTAAGTTTTGTGTAATTGTAGTTGTATCTATggatctatatatatatatatatatatatatatatctattaTCAATCCTATACACAATTGAGAGATGgtactaattaaatattatagctagattaagaaattaattaacctcctcttttttgtaattagtaataataataagggagattcactattatacccaatatggaggcccaaattataaaaataccctatataaaatggactttagaaacacacctaAAGCCcatttataacataacaaaaaagcttttaacttcttataaattacaaaactgccatcaatttcttaaaacaagcccaaccccaaaatctcataaaaatacccaaagcactcaatagggcatcaaagtaatttaataatcaatattaaatttaataaggctagctattattttttagattttttttgggtttgtttataggaattcaattgtgtaggatttatttataatattagtgctaaaaatgggtatatcactaaatatctctaataataatatataggGAACATGATGATGTGCCTCTCCATTGGTATCATTGGCTGTTGTATAAACAGGGGAAAGAATTAAGAGACAGCAAGCATGTTGATGATGTTCAAAAAGCgcaaatttaaaatatcaaaatcatCAGAAAAGAAGAACTAATTGTCTTTAGAAAAGCCTATTCTCATTGCTTTGAACCCCACATGTCACTGGTGCTTTAGCTTTCACTTTCTTCAAGTACCAAATTCCAGCCCCAACTCCGAAGGCTCCTACAACCGACACTCCAGTAACAGTCCCTGCACCCGTTaccatacatat of Prunus dulcis chromosome 4, ALMONDv2, whole genome shotgun sequence contains these proteins:
- the LOC117626322 gene encoding putative pectate lyase 2; this encodes MASLSPLILLSCFLTYYIAPTSQAYSLGYYTTTPKTTMNVVDSCWRSKSNWAINRRALANCAVGFGQDAVGGKYGSTYVVTTSYDDPINPKPGSLRYGVIQTQPLWIVFAKNMVITLKNELIMNSFKTIDGRGAKVEIAYGPCITVQGVSHVIIHGISIHDCKPGKGGNVRSTPTHVGHRRGCDGDAISIFASSHVWVDHCFLARSSDGLIDVIHASTAVTITNNYFSQHDKVMLLGHNDNFSADKGMKVTIAFNRFGAGLIERMPRVRFGYAHVANNRYDEWKMYAVGGSANPTIFSEGNYFIAPETAYAKQVTKRESGGRWNNWKWRSSKDVFKNGAFFVQSGYGSCYPLYSKTQSFKVLDGSMVPALTSSAGPLRCFVGKAC